A stretch of DNA from Spirosoma endbachense:
TCTGACCGTTCCCGATGCCTACTACGACCATCTGGCCGAACGGGTAGGCCCTATCGACGAAGAAATCAGCCGGTTACGATCGTTGGGAATTCTGGTTGACCGAGACGACGAGGGTTATTTGCTCCAGATATTCACGAAGCCGGTTTGTCCCCGTCCTACCTTATTCTTTGAGATCATTCAGCGGAAAGGAGCCCGATCATTCGGAAAGGGCAATTTCAAAGCGCTGTTTGAAGCCATCGAGCGCGAACAGGCCATGCGGGGAACGTTGTAACTAATGTTGAATGGTTGAGTGATTGAATGATCGAGTAGGCCTAATCACTCAATCATTTAATCATTCAATCAATTAATCACTCACCATGTTCCAGACCTATTCACAATATACTCCCGACGATCAGGCGGTATGGCAGCTGTTGTTCGAGCGGCAGATGGCGCAGTTACCGGGAAAAGCCAGTCAGGCTTATCTGGACGGTATTTCGGCAACGGGTTTTCGGCCTGACCGGATACCTGATTTTGACCGTGATTTAAATCCAAGATTGCAACCGCTGACGGGCTGGCGGGTTTGTGCCGTAAAGGGCTTAATACCAAACCGCGCGTTTTTTGAGTTGATGGCTAACCGAAACTTTCCGGCAACGACCTGGCTGCGTCGGCGTGATCAACTGGAATACCTGCCCGAACCGGATATGTTTCACGACACGTTTGGCCATGTTCCGATGCTATCGAATCAGGCCTTCTGCGATTTCCTGGCCGCTTTGAGCCGCATTGCCCTGCGGTTTGTGGATTATGAAGAAGCGATTGACATGATTTCCCGATTGTATTGGTATACTGTTGAATTTGGTTTGATTCAGGAAACGGACGGCCTTCGGATTTATGGTGGCGGTATTTTATCGTCTGTTGGCGAAACGACTTATAGCCTGTATAGCAGTGAACCGAAGCGGCTGCCCTACCATGTCGATACCTTACTCCGGACACCGTACATCATCGACCACTTCCAGATGCAGTATTTTATTATCGACTCCTACGAGCAACTGTATCATTCAGTTCCTGAAATCGAAGCGACGCTGGAAGGGTTATTAGTCAGTTAACGTTATTGTCATTAGCTTCGCGTTATTAGGGCATCCTTACCATTGATTCTGTAAGGATAATTTTTAACCAATAACATTTGCCGATGACGCATCCCTCCGATAACCGGGCCTACTTTTTTAAAATTGACACCACCATCAAGAAAATCAGGAATGCGCTCCAGAAGCAATTTAACGACGCTGGATTTGAGCTGACGGTGGACCAGTGGGTTGTCATTGACCATCTCTATCGTAATCCAGGCATTAGTCAGAACACGATTTCGGAAATGACAACCAAAGACGCCCCAACCGTTACCCGAATCATTGACCTTCTCTCGCAAAAGGGCCTGACCGAACGGCGCATGGCCGATAACGACCGGCGTAAGTTTCTGGTTTATTTAACCGAAGCCGGTGAAGCCAAATACAGCGAGGTACTGCCCGTTGTGTCGGCTATGCGACGAAAAGGCTGGGGCGACTTAAGCGACGACGATTATCAGCATTTCGTTCGGATCATGGATTCAATTTATAGTAACATCAGTGAGTAAAGTCTGGAATAATCTCCTGATTAGCTGGCAGGATTATTTACAGAAAACAATCTGAAAATTGGCTCAGACACGATGTACGGCATTTTCAGTTACGATATTGCTTCGCCCCGCGTAGGATTAAAACACGGCAGCCGAATTCTTGACCTCGAAGTAGTCGGACTACTGGGTTATTTTAATGACCTGACTATTGATCCGGCAGTATTCGCCCAACCGGCTCTGAATGAGTTTATTGCTTTAGGAAAACCAAGACATCGGCTTATTCGACAACGCCTGAATGAGTTGTTGAGTGATGAAAACGCTGCTTTCAAAGACGTTTACGAGCAGGTTTTCATTGACGAATCGCGCGCAAAGATGCATTTGCCCGTGCGTATTGGCGACTACACGGATTTTTATGCGGGCATTCACCACGCCGAAAATGTCGGTCGTATGTTCCGGCCCAATGCCGAACCGCTATTGCCCAACTACCGGCACTTACCGGTGGCGTATCACGGACGGGCCTCCTCCATTGTGGTATCCGGCACGTCTATCCAGCGACCGAATGGGCAGTATTTAGGCCCGGATAATCAGCCTGTTTTCGGCCCGTCGAAAGCATTGGATTTTGAGCTTGAACTGGGGCTTATTATCGGCAAAAACAATGCACTAGGCAATTCCATCGCTGTCGATGATGCCGAAGACTACATTTTCGGCCTTACGCTTTTTAATGACTGGTCGGCCCGCGACATTCAGCGTTGGGAATACCAGCCGCTAGGGCCATTTCTGGGAAAAAACTTTGCATCGAGCCTATCTGCCTGGGTTGTTCCGCTCGACGACCTCGAATCCTTTCGTGTTACGGGCATCCAGCAGGAACCAATTCCTCTCCCCTATCTACGCTGTGCAAAAGCCTCTCACTTTGACCTAGAGTTAGAAGTCATTTTGCGCACAGCGGCTGGCGACGCCGTCGTGATTAGCCGCACAAACGCCCGGAATTTGTATTGGAGCTTTGCGCAAATGATTGCTCATCATACGGTGGGTGGGTGCAACCTCAACATTGGTGATGTGCTGGCTACGGGCACTATTTCGGGTTCTACACCCGGCTCATACGGCTCACTGCTCGAACTCAGCTGGAATGGTACGCGGCCTTTACATTTGTCAGCCCAAACGACACGTACGTTTTTAGAGGACGGCGACAGCCTGATTTTACAAGGATGGGGCTTTGCTGAAGGGATTCGGGTTGATTTGGGCGAGGTGTCAGGAACGATTAGCCAAAAACAGCAGTAGTCTTATTGACCTACCATTCATATCCCGACATGATCAAAACCATTAATCCGGCCGATCTGCAACCCAGCGAATTCTATCGGTATATGATCGGCACGATTGGCCCGCGCCCAATTGCATTTGCCAGCACTATCGACGCTAAAGGCCAGGTCAATCTTAGTCCGTTCAGTTTCTTCAACGTATTTGGGTATAACCCACCCACACTGGTTTTTGCCCCGAGTATTAACCGGCATGGCCACAAAAAACACACGCTCCTGAATCTGGAAGAAGTTGGCGAAGTGGTCATCAATATAGTCAACTACGCAATGGTTGAGCAGGTGTCATTGGCTAGTGCGGAGTTTGAGCGCGGTATCAATGAGTTCGATAAAGCGGGCTTTACGGCGATTCCCTCCGATCAGGTTCGTCCACCCAGAGTTGCCGAATCACCGGCAGCATTCGAATGTATAGTCCGGCAGATTATTCCAACGAATGAACGGCCCGCTCATGAGACTCCCGGCGCGGGCTATCTGGTCATTTGTGAAGTCGTGATGGCGCATATTCACGACACGATTTTCAATGAAGCCGGTGCCATTGATCCCCATCGCCTTGACCTGATTGGTCGGATGGGTGGCGATTGGTACGCCCGCGCTCATGGCGACGCACTCTTTGAAGTGGCCCGCCCTAAAATCGGTATTGGTATCGATCAGATTCCTCATTCGATTCGGAATAGCACGATTCTGTCGGGCAACGATCTGGGCAAATTAGGCAGTTTCATAGCCCTGCCAACTGCCGACGAAGTAAGCGCATTCGGAGCATCAGACCAATTGAAGGAGTTAATTGATGAAGCACGCTACGGTTGCCAGTATTTGCCGGATTTATTGCACCTGCGAGCGAAACAGTTGCTGGCAGATAACAAGGTTAAAGACGCCTGGCTGACATTGCTGCAAGCGCCCTAAAAACAAGAGCACTGAAAGTGAGTTGTCATAAAACCGGGGCTTTCGCCAGGAGCCGTCGCGTGAAGCCGTGCCACGGTTTGTTTGCGCATATGAGTAACCGTGGCACGGCTCCACGCGACGACTCCTGGCGAAAGCCCTAAAAACAACAAAACAGAATCAACACCATGAAACCCACTACCTCACTCTCAATAGTACTCGTCGGCCTCATGCTCACGTATGGATGCTCATCGAGCAGCGACAACACAGAAAAAGCCGAGAAAATCAACAACGACAAAATTGACAAACAGGCTATCGCGGTCAGCAATGATGCGAAAGAAGAAGCGAAAGGTGTCAGTAAAAATATGGTC
This window harbors:
- the fahA gene encoding fumarylacetoacetase — its product is MYGIFSYDIASPRVGLKHGSRILDLEVVGLLGYFNDLTIDPAVFAQPALNEFIALGKPRHRLIRQRLNELLSDENAAFKDVYEQVFIDESRAKMHLPVRIGDYTDFYAGIHHAENVGRMFRPNAEPLLPNYRHLPVAYHGRASSIVVSGTSIQRPNGQYLGPDNQPVFGPSKALDFELELGLIIGKNNALGNSIAVDDAEDYIFGLTLFNDWSARDIQRWEYQPLGPFLGKNFASSLSAWVVPLDDLESFRVTGIQQEPIPLPYLRCAKASHFDLELEVILRTAAGDAVVISRTNARNLYWSFAQMIAHHTVGGCNLNIGDVLATGTISGSTPGSYGSLLELSWNGTRPLHLSAQTTRTFLEDGDSLILQGWGFAEGIRVDLGEVSGTISQKQQ
- a CDS encoding flavin reductase family protein; protein product: MKTINPADLQPSEFYRYMIGTIGPRPIAFASTIDAKGQVNLSPFSFFNVFGYNPPTLVFAPSINRHGHKKHTLLNLEEVGEVVINIVNYAMVEQVSLASAEFERGINEFDKAGFTAIPSDQVRPPRVAESPAAFECIVRQIIPTNERPAHETPGAGYLVICEVVMAHIHDTIFNEAGAIDPHRLDLIGRMGGDWYARAHGDALFEVARPKIGIGIDQIPHSIRNSTILSGNDLGKLGSFIALPTADEVSAFGASDQLKELIDEARYGCQYLPDLLHLRAKQLLADNKVKDAWLTLLQAP
- a CDS encoding MarR family winged helix-turn-helix transcriptional regulator, with amino-acid sequence MTHPSDNRAYFFKIDTTIKKIRNALQKQFNDAGFELTVDQWVVIDHLYRNPGISQNTISEMTTKDAPTVTRIIDLLSQKGLTERRMADNDRRKFLVYLTEAGEAKYSEVLPVVSAMRRKGWGDLSDDDYQHFVRIMDSIYSNISE
- the phhA gene encoding phenylalanine 4-monooxygenase, with protein sequence MFQTYSQYTPDDQAVWQLLFERQMAQLPGKASQAYLDGISATGFRPDRIPDFDRDLNPRLQPLTGWRVCAVKGLIPNRAFFELMANRNFPATTWLRRRDQLEYLPEPDMFHDTFGHVPMLSNQAFCDFLAALSRIALRFVDYEEAIDMISRLYWYTVEFGLIQETDGLRIYGGGILSSVGETTYSLYSSEPKRLPYHVDTLLRTPYIIDHFQMQYFIIDSYEQLYHSVPEIEATLEGLLVS